A portion of the Leisingera sp. NJS204 genome contains these proteins:
- a CDS encoding type IV secretion system protein VirB3 — MEEERLNQDKLYLALTRPAMVFGVPLEAAFISVFVGGLAMIIGDSIFYLVLAVPLLVISHFVVKRDQNAFRVLFRFFDTGAKCRNRSHWGGSSPSPLRLKRTYKIEEID; from the coding sequence ATGGAAGAGGAACGGCTAAATCAAGACAAGCTGTACCTGGCGCTGACCCGTCCAGCTATGGTGTTCGGTGTTCCGCTGGAAGCCGCATTTATCTCCGTGTTCGTCGGCGGACTTGCCATGATCATCGGTGATTCAATCTTTTATCTGGTTCTGGCTGTTCCTCTCTTGGTGATTTCGCATTTCGTCGTGAAGCGCGACCAGAACGCTTTTCGGGTTCTGTTTCGCTTTTTCGATACAGGAGCAAAGTGCCGAAACCGCTCCCACTGGGGCGGTTCGTCCCCCTCCCCTCTAAGGCTCAAGCGTACTTACAAAATTGAGGAAATCGACTGA
- a CDS encoding TrbC/VirB2 family protein: MKSIASFTNRMGAPLSIALVLLLGFTSPAAAAGFTDFLNNVVNEFNSARRPLALIAVMIVGALYMFNVIDMRRTGQVIVGVIVIFASGEILDLIIA; the protein is encoded by the coding sequence ATGAAATCCATCGCCTCATTTACAAACCGGATGGGCGCCCCCCTGAGCATCGCTCTGGTGCTTCTGCTCGGCTTCACAAGCCCGGCCGCAGCCGCAGGCTTTACCGACTTCCTGAACAACGTGGTGAATGAATTCAATAGTGCCCGCCGCCCGCTGGCTCTGATTGCGGTTATGATCGTGGGCGCCCTGTACATGTTCAACGTGATCGACATGCGCCGGACCGGCCAAGTAATTGTCGGCGTGATCGTGATTTTCGCATCCGGCGAAATCCTTGACCTGATCATCGCGTAA
- a CDS encoding lytic transglycosylase domain-containing protein — MNSPAASEKIPSDRFRVLAENCAPSVAPEIMAKIVRAESGFNRFAIGVNGANRQSYSPKSQEEAARISRELIAQGHSIDMGLGQINNANLGWLNLTVETVFDSCTNLTAAEAVLRDGYDRARKQGSDPQTALHQALSAYNTGTFTRGFTNGYVERVMGGDVEAPKVNQTRTVEVTGPAHSTPAWDVFTSGSNSSALIFN, encoded by the coding sequence CTGAACTCGCCCGCCGCATCCGAGAAAATCCCGTCGGATAGATTTCGCGTTCTGGCTGAAAACTGCGCACCCTCGGTAGCGCCCGAAATCATGGCGAAGATTGTTCGGGCCGAAAGCGGCTTCAACAGGTTTGCTATCGGCGTGAACGGGGCAAATCGCCAGAGCTACAGCCCGAAATCCCAGGAGGAAGCCGCGCGGATCTCTCGTGAGCTTATTGCTCAAGGCCATTCTATTGACATGGGCTTGGGGCAGATCAACAACGCCAACCTGGGCTGGCTCAATCTAACTGTCGAGACCGTGTTTGACTCCTGCACCAACCTAACGGCTGCCGAGGCGGTTTTACGGGATGGGTATGATCGCGCCCGTAAGCAGGGTTCCGATCCTCAAACGGCACTGCATCAGGCGCTGTCTGCCTACAACACCGGCACTTTCACTCGCGGCTTCACCAACGGGTACGTTGAGCGCGTGATGGGTGGGGACGTTGAGGCGCCCAAAGTGAACCAAACTCGAACTGTCGAGGTCACCGGACCAGCACACAGCACCCCCGCCTGGGACGTGTTCACCTCCGGCTCAAATTCTTCCGCTCTTATATTCAACTGA
- the repC gene encoding replication initiation protein RepC: MNEQYYPALPQGWQRSHVEELLDDIAPAIGLGAKRLKALRHMMKRTRPSDWTSNATEPVYFGTQADTAYALGKTERALRNDEYILEAVHGLIEKRVKANGSRSFYGQCGIIFSRLIDLVPSLIELRERLMANHARMRELVQLRSTYLRHMKRQIEAASPELARSTDYWAVTETFSQWPHSSKLRSMALDDLEAHVSDCRKLCGQVDSLIETCEDSSCQAEENFRSLLQENTKDSSVKCNAGIHKRTSGKPSDTSFSDAGPAGPANCLESKHVVSPEVFKSRFLNTLSPQKLFGLASEDMKLHIQAHQGARDKVRMLDIIEAAQDLKPYLGINHSAWVAAAHAMGPEQAAVCVLIIDANRNHPTHPVRNPGGALRAMLKQFRREKLNLVGSLIGLSRRCGS; encoded by the coding sequence ATGAACGAGCAGTATTATCCAGCTCTGCCGCAAGGGTGGCAGCGGAGCCATGTTGAAGAACTACTAGACGACATAGCACCGGCAATCGGCTTGGGTGCCAAGCGCCTCAAGGCGCTGCGGCACATGATGAAACGAACCAGACCCAGCGACTGGACGTCTAACGCCACAGAACCTGTCTATTTTGGGACCCAGGCTGACACGGCTTATGCGTTGGGTAAGACTGAGCGCGCGCTAAGAAATGACGAGTACATCCTTGAAGCCGTGCATGGTCTGATCGAGAAGAGAGTGAAGGCCAATGGTAGCCGGTCATTTTACGGGCAATGCGGGATCATCTTTTCCCGCCTGATTGACCTAGTACCTAGCTTGATCGAATTACGAGAACGCCTCATGGCTAACCATGCGCGGATGCGCGAGCTGGTTCAGCTCCGCAGCACCTACCTGCGGCATATGAAGCGCCAGATCGAGGCCGCGTCACCGGAACTTGCGAGGTCTACAGACTATTGGGCTGTTACTGAGACCTTTAGCCAATGGCCGCACAGCTCTAAGCTGCGAAGCATGGCGCTTGACGACTTGGAAGCCCATGTTTCGGATTGTCGGAAGCTTTGTGGACAGGTCGACAGTCTGATTGAAACTTGCGAGGATTCTTCCTGTCAGGCGGAAGAAAACTTCCGGTCCTTATTACAAGAAAACACTAAAGACTCATCTGTAAAATGTAATGCAGGCATCCACAAAAGGACCTCGGGCAAGCCCTCGGACACAAGCTTCTCTGACGCTGGGCCTGCAGGCCCAGCGAATTGCTTAGAAAGTAAGCATGTGGTTTCGCCGGAGGTGTTCAAGTCGAGATTCTTGAACACCTTGAGCCCTCAAAAGCTCTTTGGCCTCGCTAGCGAAGACATGAAGTTGCACATTCAGGCTCATCAGGGCGCACGGGATAAGGTCCGCATGTTGGACATTATCGAAGCCGCACAAGACCTGAAACCTTACCTGGGGATCAATCACAGTGCCTGGGTGGCGGCTGCTCACGCTATGGGACCAGAGCAGGCAGCGGTCTGCGTTCTGATCATTGATGCAAACCGCAATCACCCTACCCATCCGGTTAGAAACCCAGGCGGTGCGCTCCGGGCAATGCTCAAGCAGTTCCGCCGTGAAAAGCTCAACCTAGTAGGGAGCCTAATCGGGCTTTCGCGGCGGTGCGGTTCGTAG
- a CDS encoding thermonuclease family protein, translating to MIKWGVTIRASGACLALLGGLLFIAPNVEPLAGGKSYGPFVPNIIDGDTIGNGAERFRLVGVDSCEMGQPIKFPDQEGELNCGYFARAFVEEFIRDQEVTCYDQGARSYERIVARCFVGGGWPSMKTDIGAFAIYSGWAVPTEHAGAMFQARYLMEYMMARFARRGTWNGSSVLPSVWRAANKS from the coding sequence ATGATCAAATGGGGGGTGACGATCCGGGCGAGCGGCGCCTGCTTGGCGCTGTTGGGAGGGCTTTTGTTTATTGCGCCCAATGTCGAACCGCTGGCCGGCGGAAAGAGCTATGGCCCGTTTGTACCGAACATCATCGATGGCGATACTATTGGAAATGGGGCGGAGCGGTTTCGGTTGGTTGGTGTCGATAGCTGCGAAATGGGGCAGCCCATCAAGTTTCCAGACCAGGAGGGCGAGCTGAATTGCGGCTACTTCGCCCGCGCTTTCGTGGAAGAGTTTATCAGGGATCAGGAGGTCACCTGCTACGATCAGGGCGCGCGCAGCTATGAAAGGATTGTAGCTCGATGCTTTGTCGGCGGCGGCTGGCCTTCAATGAAGACAGACATAGGCGCGTTCGCAATTTATTCTGGCTGGGCCGTACCGACGGAACATGCCGGTGCCATGTTTCAGGCGCGTTACCTCATGGAGTACATGATGGCTAGGTTCGCGCGGCGCGGTACTTGGAATGGCTCAAGTGTTCTTCCCTCAGTCTGGCGCGCGGCGAACAAATCTTAA
- a CDS encoding DoxX family protein, with protein sequence MNNRIEWAAGRYLLAILFVAGAVQKAVDPGPAQTLLAGYGLPEWLVWPALAFNFLAAGLLISGRFLKPVGRALALYCIVTSVFHFVPSDPWQMSIMIKNWAIAGGCLILAASLDQKT encoded by the coding sequence ATGAACAATAGAATTGAATGGGCTGCCGGGCGATATCTTCTGGCGATCTTGTTTGTTGCGGGCGCAGTCCAGAAAGCCGTTGACCCAGGACCTGCGCAAACCCTTCTGGCAGGATATGGCTTGCCCGAATGGCTCGTCTGGCCTGCGCTGGCATTCAACTTTCTGGCTGCGGGGCTCTTAATTTCGGGCAGGTTCCTGAAACCGGTTGGCCGGGCACTAGCTTTGTATTGCATTGTGACCAGCGTTTTTCATTTCGTGCCGTCCGACCCGTGGCAAATGTCGATCATGATCAAAAACTGGGCCATTGCGGGTGGATGTCTGATCCTGGCCGCCTCATTGGACCAAAAGACATAG